One Bradyrhizobium sp. ISRA464 genomic window carries:
- a CDS encoding Zn-dependent hydrolase, giving the protein MPEITSRFDGRRVLADLNALRSIGAYKTGVHKPTFSEPHIHSLHWLAQRLPEAGLTATIDGIGNVLGTSAKTGSKLLAGSHLESQNHAGWLDGPLGVIYALEAARVINADPGVKGAVEVAAWCDEEGHFGHFLGSRSYVGAVTEAEIDAARDRSSDRTMRQALRDAGLAGRPRLQAEPGRHIGYLEAHIEQGDTLESGVLKIGVVTSIVGIWQYRITFTGEQNHAGTTRMAIRRDAGLALARFCVAIDDNFPALCGPRTVWTTGRIALDPGAPSIIPGRAEMLFQIRDDDPAVIARLEEHLHRMAADVTAQGRCSVEVERIRTGAPAMMSGAFQDAIEAASATFAAGQSIRMPSGAGHDAQILATIMPAAMLFVPSIGGISHHWSENTEDADIVMGAQVFVEACRRLLAR; this is encoded by the coding sequence ATGCCTGAAATAACCAGTCGCTTCGATGGCAGGCGCGTGCTCGCCGACCTCAACGCGCTCCGCTCAATCGGCGCTTACAAGACCGGCGTGCACAAACCGACGTTTTCGGAACCCCATATTCATTCCCTCCACTGGCTCGCGCAGCGGCTGCCCGAGGCTGGCCTCACCGCGACGATCGACGGCATCGGCAACGTTCTCGGCACAAGCGCGAAGACTGGATCGAAGCTGCTGGCCGGTTCGCATCTCGAAAGCCAGAACCATGCGGGCTGGCTCGATGGCCCGCTCGGCGTCATCTACGCGCTCGAGGCAGCGCGCGTGATCAACGCCGATCCGGGCGTCAAAGGCGCCGTCGAGGTGGCAGCCTGGTGCGACGAGGAAGGACATTTTGGTCACTTCCTCGGCAGCCGATCCTACGTCGGTGCGGTGACCGAAGCCGAGATCGACGCCGCGCGCGACCGCAGCAGCGATCGCACGATGCGTCAGGCATTGCGTGATGCAGGGCTCGCCGGTCGCCCGCGCCTGCAGGCAGAGCCTGGCCGCCATATCGGCTATCTTGAGGCGCATATCGAGCAAGGCGATACGCTCGAGAGCGGCGTCCTCAAGATCGGCGTTGTCACCTCCATCGTCGGGATCTGGCAGTACCGGATCACGTTCACCGGCGAGCAGAACCATGCCGGCACCACGCGGATGGCGATCCGCAGGGATGCCGGCCTTGCGCTCGCGCGGTTCTGCGTGGCAATCGACGACAACTTCCCTGCCCTGTGCGGACCGCGTACGGTCTGGACCACCGGCCGCATCGCGCTCGATCCCGGCGCGCCAAGCATCATTCCCGGGCGCGCCGAGATGCTGTTTCAGATCCGCGATGACGATCCCGCGGTGATTGCGCGCCTGGAGGAGCATCTGCATCGCATGGCGGCCGACGTCACCGCGCAGGGCCGTTGCAGCGTCGAGGTTGAACGCATCAGAACCGGCGCCCCCGCGATGATGAGCGGCGCATTCCAGGACGCGATCGAAGCTGCCAGCGCGACCTTCGCCGCCGGCCAGTCGATCCGGATGCCGAGCGGCGCCGGACACGACGCCCAGATCCTCGCCACGATCATGCCGGCCGCCATGCTATTCGTGCCGTCGATCGGCGGCATCAGCCATCACTGGAGCGAAAACACCGAGGACGCCGACATCGTGATGGGTGCGCAGGTCTTTGTCGAAGCCTGCCGGCGCCTGTTGGCACGTTAG
- a CDS encoding sulfite exporter TauE/SafE family protein — protein sequence MPSIDAAVIVLAVIALLAAFVNGALGYGFSSLTVPVALVFYTNRILNPAVVVVEVFVNLYVLCINLSGVPAVWRRVLPILIGMLPGIAIGAFALTSLQPGWTKFATYSIILPLILLQAAGWRRPIQSKWLVGLPFGTTLGILYSVTTISGPPLAILFNNQGLVKDEFRAGLALVRVAESSLTAIAYYRLGLFIEESRSILFVLVPCVLVGIPLGAYLIRRLDAETFRRICMSFDGWVVGFGLSRVLIELNLMESPWAYSVMAGTILIDAYLLYVFFTVRRGTVKGSQVLASLRSGNRGGPT from the coding sequence ATGCCTTCGATTGATGCCGCTGTGATCGTTCTTGCCGTGATCGCTCTGCTTGCGGCCTTCGTAAACGGTGCGCTTGGCTACGGGTTTTCGTCCCTTACCGTGCCGGTCGCGCTCGTCTTCTACACGAATCGTATCCTCAATCCTGCCGTCGTTGTTGTCGAGGTCTTCGTCAATCTGTACGTTCTGTGCATCAATCTGAGCGGCGTTCCGGCCGTTTGGAGGCGCGTGCTGCCCATTCTCATCGGCATGCTGCCCGGCATCGCAATCGGAGCCTTTGCTCTGACTTCGCTGCAACCCGGCTGGACCAAATTCGCCACCTACTCGATTATTCTGCCGCTTATCCTGCTGCAGGCAGCCGGTTGGCGGAGGCCGATTCAGTCGAAATGGCTCGTCGGTTTGCCCTTTGGAACGACGCTCGGGATCCTGTACTCGGTAACGACCATCTCGGGACCGCCGCTAGCAATTCTGTTCAACAACCAGGGCCTCGTCAAAGATGAGTTTCGCGCCGGACTCGCACTGGTCCGGGTGGCGGAGTCCAGCCTGACTGCGATCGCGTACTACAGGCTCGGTCTGTTCATCGAGGAAAGCCGGAGCATCCTGTTCGTGCTCGTGCCCTGCGTTCTCGTCGGCATACCGCTCGGTGCCTATCTCATTCGACGGCTGGATGCCGAGACGTTTCGCCGGATATGTATGAGCTTTGATGGGTGGGTCGTGGGATTCGGTTTGTCTCGTGTCTTGATCGAACTGAACCTGATGGAGAGCCCGTGGGCCTACAGCGTCATGGCGGGCACGATCCTGATCGACGCCTATTTATTGTACGTCTTCTTCACCGTGCGAAGAGGGACCGTGAAGGGTTCGCAAGTGTTGGCTTCGCTGAGATCTGGCAACCGAGGCGGTCCGACCTGA
- a CDS encoding PrsW family glutamic-type intramembrane protease yields MLLLESLPTVIGAAAIAPALLVLWLVIAADERPGPPAQVWLAFVLGAASISLLGLARVPFNALLAIPGDPWITQAIRSLFGVAAPEEIVKVLVIVGISSRRRAFADPMDTVVYGAAAGLGFAAYENLAYLVQHKDMWRALAALRSVLTVPFHGSLGIVAGAYLAIARSGGALGAHRGNRDWARITSWALVLVAPIALHAAFDFPLLSLQRIPDLTPTVRLLLGSASVLIGFSSIGFAVRLVRRVGKHHAPRTEVARERLSQLRRMWALLLIGGGAGFAGVAFLLTSLHHWYVNPERNASFILVPIGFTSILIGLALLVATGAVYFLGRSRMRTATEGFSSASGPS; encoded by the coding sequence ATGTTATTGCTTGAGTCGCTTCCGACTGTGATCGGCGCCGCCGCCATCGCACCTGCGTTACTGGTGCTGTGGCTTGTCATCGCGGCCGACGAGCGACCCGGACCGCCCGCGCAGGTGTGGCTTGCTTTCGTGCTCGGCGCAGCCAGCATTTCGCTGCTTGGGCTGGCGCGGGTGCCGTTCAATGCGCTGCTCGCGATCCCCGGCGATCCCTGGATAACGCAGGCGATCCGCTCGCTGTTCGGCGTCGCCGCGCCCGAGGAAATCGTCAAGGTTCTGGTCATCGTCGGCATCTCCTCGCGGCGCCGCGCCTTTGCCGATCCGATGGACACGGTGGTTTACGGCGCCGCTGCCGGATTGGGCTTCGCCGCCTACGAAAACCTCGCCTATCTGGTCCAGCACAAGGACATGTGGCGCGCACTGGCGGCCCTGCGCAGTGTCCTCACCGTGCCGTTTCACGGCTCGCTCGGCATCGTCGCCGGGGCCTATCTGGCGATCGCGCGTTCAGGCGGCGCGCTCGGTGCGCATCGTGGCAACCGCGACTGGGCGCGCATTACGAGCTGGGCGCTCGTGCTGGTCGCGCCGATCGCATTGCATGCGGCGTTCGATTTTCCGCTGCTGTCGCTGCAACGCATTCCCGACCTCACGCCGACCGTGCGCCTGCTGCTGGGCTCGGCGAGCGTGCTGATCGGCTTCTCCTCGATCGGATTTGCGGTTCGGCTGGTACGGCGCGTCGGCAAGCATCACGCACCGCGCACCGAGGTTGCGCGTGAGCGGCTTAGCCAGCTGCGGCGGATGTGGGCGCTCCTGCTGATCGGTGGCGGTGCTGGCTTTGCCGGCGTCGCCTTCCTGCTCACCTCGCTCCACCACTGGTATGTCAATCCCGAGCGCAACGCGTCGTTCATCCTGGTCCCGATCGGCTTCACGTCGATCCTGATCGGCCTTGCGCTCCTGGTCGCGACCGGCGCGGTCTACTTCCTCGGCCGCAGCCGGATGCGGACGGCGACGGAGGGCTTTTCGTCGGCATCCGGTCCGAGTTAG
- a CDS encoding HdeD family acid-resistance protein, whose protein sequence is MTLPNDLDKLRSEMSAAVKRHWKAFLFEGILLVILGIAALIVPPLASLAVTIFLGWMFLISGIGGLIATYWARNMPGFWWSLISAALAVLAGLVLLARPLQGVLTLTIVVGAYFVAEGVATIMYALEHRRELSGRWSWLAVAGLMDIVIAFFIIAGLPGSAQWALGLLVGLNLMFGGATLIGMALAARSSS, encoded by the coding sequence ATGACCCTTCCCAATGATCTCGACAAGCTGCGATCGGAGATGAGCGCTGCGGTCAAGCGGCACTGGAAGGCATTCCTGTTCGAAGGCATCCTGCTGGTGATCCTTGGCATCGCCGCTCTGATCGTGCCGCCGCTGGCGAGCCTCGCCGTCACGATCTTTCTTGGCTGGATGTTTCTGATCAGCGGCATCGGCGGACTTATCGCGACGTACTGGGCGCGCAACATGCCGGGCTTCTGGTGGTCGCTGATCTCGGCCGCCCTCGCCGTTCTCGCCGGCCTGGTTCTGCTGGCGCGTCCGCTTCAGGGTGTGCTGACGCTGACCATTGTCGTCGGTGCCTATTTCGTCGCCGAGGGCGTCGCCACCATCATGTACGCGCTGGAACACCGCCGCGAATTGTCCGGGCGCTGGTCGTGGCTAGCGGTCGCCGGCCTGATGGACATCGTGATCGCATTCTTCATCATCGCGGGCCTGCCGGGCTCGGCGCAGTGGGCACTTGGTCTCCTGGTCGGCCTCAACCTGATGTTCGGCGGGGCCACCCTGATCGGTATGGCGCTCGCGGCCCGCAGCTCCTCATGA
- a CDS encoding 3-deoxy-7-phosphoheptulonate synthase: MLSTTDDLRIKELKELSTPEEVMREIPRTLTATRVVMSARNAIHAILHGTDDRLLVVVGPCSIHDPAAAVDYAERLAGLREQLADRLEIVMRVYFEKPRTTVGWKGLINDPHLDGSFDINKGLRLARSVLSAVNNLGLPAGTEFLDMTTPQYIADLVSWAAIGARTTESQIHRELASGLSCPVGFKNGTDGNVRIAADAVKSASHPHHFMAVTKGGRSAIAATRGNEDCHVILRGGRAPNYDAASVDAAAVELGRAGVAPRLMIDTSHANSSKKPENQPSVAADIARQIADGEQRIVGAMIESNLVAGRQDVVPGTALTYGQSITDGCIDWETTADVLNRLAEAVDAKRNAQRDGLKEASA, translated from the coding sequence GTGTTGAGTACGACAGACGATCTTCGCATCAAGGAGCTGAAAGAGCTGAGTACGCCCGAAGAGGTGATGCGGGAAATTCCGCGCACCCTGACGGCAACCCGGGTCGTGATGAGCGCCCGCAACGCCATCCACGCCATCCTGCACGGGACCGACGACCGTCTGCTGGTCGTCGTCGGCCCCTGCTCGATCCACGATCCCGCGGCGGCCGTCGATTACGCCGAACGTCTCGCCGGCTTGCGCGAGCAGCTTGCCGACCGCCTCGAGATCGTGATGCGCGTCTATTTCGAGAAGCCGCGCACGACGGTCGGCTGGAAGGGGCTGATCAACGATCCCCACCTCGACGGCAGCTTCGACATCAACAAGGGCCTGCGCCTTGCCCGCAGCGTGCTGTCGGCGGTGAACAATCTCGGCCTGCCGGCCGGCACCGAATTCCTCGACATGACGACACCGCAATACATCGCCGACCTGGTCTCGTGGGCCGCGATCGGCGCGCGCACCACCGAGAGCCAGATCCATCGCGAGCTGGCGTCCGGATTGTCCTGCCCGGTCGGCTTCAAGAACGGCACGGACGGCAATGTGCGGATTGCGGCGGACGCCGTGAAGTCGGCCTCGCACCCGCATCATTTCATGGCGGTCACCAAGGGTGGCCGTTCTGCGATCGCCGCAACGCGCGGCAACGAGGACTGCCACGTCATCCTGCGCGGCGGCCGGGCGCCGAACTACGATGCCGCGAGCGTCGATGCCGCCGCGGTCGAGCTCGGCCGCGCCGGCGTAGCACCGCGGCTGATGATCGACACCAGCCACGCCAACAGCAGCAAGAAGCCGGAGAACCAGCCCTCGGTCGCCGCCGACATCGCCCGTCAAATTGCGGACGGCGAACAGCGCATCGTCGGCGCGATGATCGAAAGCAACCTGGTTGCCGGCCGTCAGGATGTCGTTCCGGGCACAGCGCTGACCTACGGCCAGAGCATCACCGACGGCTGCATCGATTGGGAGACGACGGCTGATGTCCTCAACCGGCTGGCCGAGGCCGTCGACGCCAAGCGAAACGCTCAGCGTGACGGCTTGAAGGAAGCCTCCGCCTGA
- a CDS encoding lysine-2,3-aminomutase-like protein — protein sequence MNRIDPKLAATLRQPRELVDAGLAPVEALAELEKVAARYAVAVTPELAALIDPADPDDPIARQFVPSAEELVEQPGENADPIGDDAHSPVAGIVHRYPDRVLLKLVHVCAVYCRFCFRREMVGPGKSTALSDDAYRAALDYIRAHPEIWEVILTGGDPLMLSSRRLTEIMADLARIDHVKIIRIHTRVPVADPGRVNPEMIAALRLDGATTWVALHANHPRELTENARAACARLADAGIPLVSQSVLLRGVNDDAATLEALMRAFVECRIKPYYLHHGDLAPGTGHLRTTIEAGQSLMRSLRGRVSGLCQPDYVLDIPGGHGKAPIGPDYLSQSDSREREGSTERQYRVVDYCGDVHLYPPES from the coding sequence ATGAACAGAATCGATCCCAAACTTGCTGCAACGCTGCGACAACCGCGCGAGCTGGTCGACGCCGGGCTCGCCCCGGTGGAGGCGTTGGCGGAGCTGGAAAAGGTCGCTGCGCGCTATGCCGTCGCGGTGACGCCGGAGCTTGCCGCGCTGATCGACCCGGCCGATCCCGACGATCCGATCGCGCGGCAATTCGTTCCGAGTGCCGAGGAGCTCGTGGAGCAGCCTGGCGAGAACGCCGATCCGATCGGCGACGACGCGCATTCGCCGGTCGCCGGGATCGTCCACCGCTATCCCGACCGGGTGCTGCTCAAGCTGGTCCACGTCTGCGCGGTCTATTGCCGGTTCTGTTTCCGTCGTGAAATGGTCGGGCCGGGCAAGTCCACCGCGTTGTCCGATGACGCCTATCGTGCGGCATTGGACTATATCCGCGCGCATCCGGAGATCTGGGAGGTCATCCTGACCGGCGGCGATCCGCTGATGCTGTCGTCGCGCCGGCTGACGGAGATCATGGCCGATCTCGCCCGGATCGATCACGTCAAGATCATCCGCATCCATACCCGCGTACCCGTTGCCGATCCCGGACGCGTCAACCCAGAGATGATCGCGGCGCTGCGGCTGGATGGCGCGACGACCTGGGTCGCGCTCCACGCCAATCATCCGCGCGAACTCACGGAGAACGCGCGTGCAGCCTGTGCGCGCCTCGCTGACGCCGGCATCCCCCTGGTCAGCCAGTCCGTGTTGCTGCGCGGGGTCAATGACGACGCCGCGACGCTCGAAGCGCTGATGCGCGCCTTCGTCGAGTGCCGGATCAAGCCCTATTACCTGCATCACGGCGATCTCGCGCCGGGCACCGGCCATCTGCGCACCACGATCGAGGCCGGGCAAAGCCTGATGCGCTCCTTGCGGGGGCGGGTCTCAGGCCTGTGCCAGCCCGACTACGTGCTCGACATTCCCGGCGGCCATGGCAAGGCGCCGATCGGGCCGGATTATTTGTCGCAGTCAGATTCCCGGGAACGTGAAGGTTCCACGGAACGGCAGTATCGTGTCGTCGATTATTGTGGTGACGTTCACCTGTACCCGCCGGAATCGTGA
- the epmA gene encoding EF-P lysine aminoacylase EpmA: MTGPDNPSPWWTRSRYADRKPFLLARSAVTKALRAWFEEQGFTEVETGILQISPGNETHIHAPRTRLARADGSHATRYLRTSPEFACKKLLAAGEPKIYEFARVFRDRERGDLHLPEFTMLEWYRANAGYDAIMADTIVVIAHAAQATGIGRFSFRGKTADPFVEPELLTVAAAFDRFAGIDLLATITGGEGDRAALAAAARERVRIADDDTWSDIFSKVLVEHVEPNLGQGRLTVLFEYPSPEAALARTKAGDSRVAERFEIYACGVELANGFGELTDAVEQRDRFTAAMDEKARRYGERYPLDEDFIAAVGQMPEASGVALGFDRLVMLASGAPRIDQVVWTPPAGET, encoded by the coding sequence ATGACCGGACCAGACAACCCTTCGCCGTGGTGGACGCGGTCGCGCTACGCTGACCGCAAGCCGTTCCTGCTCGCGCGGAGCGCGGTGACGAAGGCGCTCAGGGCCTGGTTCGAGGAGCAGGGATTTACCGAGGTCGAGACCGGGATCCTGCAGATTTCTCCGGGCAACGAGACCCATATCCACGCGCCCCGCACCCGGCTGGCGCGGGCCGACGGCTCCCATGCGACACGCTATCTCCGCACCTCGCCGGAATTCGCCTGCAAGAAGCTGCTCGCGGCGGGCGAGCCGAAAATCTACGAGTTCGCGCGGGTGTTCCGCGATCGCGAGCGTGGTGATCTGCACTTGCCTGAATTCACGATGCTGGAATGGTACCGCGCCAATGCAGGCTATGATGCCATCATGGCCGATACGATCGTGGTGATCGCGCACGCCGCGCAGGCGACCGGGATCGGCCGGTTCTCGTTCCGTGGCAAGACCGCCGACCCCTTCGTCGAGCCGGAACTGCTGACCGTCGCGGCGGCCTTCGATCGCTTTGCCGGCATCGATCTGCTGGCGACAATTACAGGCGGCGAGGGCGATCGGGCAGCGCTGGCGGCGGCCGCGCGGGAACGGGTGCGGATTGCGGATGACGACACCTGGTCCGATATCTTCAGCAAGGTGCTGGTCGAGCATGTCGAGCCCAATCTGGGGCAGGGCCGCCTGACGGTGCTGTTCGAATATCCGTCGCCGGAAGCGGCGCTGGCACGCACCAAGGCCGGCGATTCGCGTGTCGCTGAGCGCTTCGAGATCTATGCCTGCGGCGTCGAGCTCGCCAACGGCTTCGGCGAGCTGACCGATGCCGTTGAGCAGCGCGATCGCTTCACCGCGGCAATGGACGAGAAGGCCAGGCGTTACGGTGAGCGCTATCCGCTTGACGAGGACTTCATTGCCGCGGTCGGCCAGATGCCCGAGGCGAGCGGCGTTGCGCTCGGCTTCGATCGGCTGGTGATGCTGGCGAGCGGCGCGCCGAGAATTGACCAGGTGGTCTGGACACCGCCTGCGGGAGAAACATGA
- the efp gene encoding elongation factor P produces the protein MKVIASSIRKGNVIEQDGKLYVVLSAENIHPGKGTPVSQIEMRRIGDGVKVSERYKTTDQVEKATVEDHNFNYLYEDGDGFHFMNAENYDQVQVSKEIVGSSAPYLQENMTVKLSLHEGNPVAIQLPQRVTLEVVETEPVTKGQTASSSYKPAVLSNGVRTGVPPHVTTGTRIVVMTEDGSYVERAKD, from the coding sequence TTGAAAGTCATCGCCAGTTCCATCCGCAAGGGCAACGTCATCGAACAGGACGGCAAGCTCTATGTGGTGCTATCAGCCGAGAACATTCATCCCGGCAAGGGCACCCCGGTCAGCCAGATCGAAATGCGCCGCATCGGCGACGGAGTTAAGGTCTCGGAGCGCTACAAGACCACCGACCAGGTCGAGAAGGCCACCGTCGAGGACCACAACTTCAACTACCTCTATGAAGACGGCGACGGCTTCCACTTCATGAACGCCGAGAATTACGACCAGGTCCAGGTCTCCAAGGAGATCGTCGGCTCTTCTGCGCCGTATCTGCAGGAGAACATGACCGTGAAGCTCTCGCTGCATGAGGGCAATCCGGTCGCGATCCAGCTGCCGCAGCGCGTGACGCTGGAAGTCGTCGAGACCGAGCCGGTGACCAAGGGCCAGACCGCCTCCTCGTCCTACAAGCCCGCGGTGCTTTCCAACGGCGTGCGCACCGGCGTGCCCCCGCACGTCACCACCGGCACCCGCATCGTGGTCATGACCGAGGACGGTTCCTACGTCGAACGCGCCAAGGATTAG
- a CDS encoding cupin domain-containing protein has product MTNSLAAATALSREPEAGSTLNVLGVTHIYKVTGAETGGSLSFWEAVIPPGAGAPLHTHSREDEAFYVLSGEILIEREGEAAPLTVGPGDFFFGARGRYHAFRNVGDETARVLMLSTPSCGLDQMFADLETATRGGMPDPPRLVAIASKYGVTIKPPSA; this is encoded by the coding sequence ATGACCAACAGTCTCGCTGCGGCTACGGCCCTTTCGCGTGAGCCTGAAGCCGGTTCGACACTGAACGTGTTGGGCGTCACCCACATTTACAAGGTAACGGGTGCTGAAACAGGCGGGTCCCTGTCGTTTTGGGAGGCCGTCATCCCGCCGGGAGCGGGGGCGCCACTACATACGCATAGCCGCGAGGACGAGGCCTTCTATGTCCTAAGTGGCGAGATCCTGATCGAGCGAGAAGGCGAGGCCGCGCCGCTTACCGTCGGTCCGGGTGATTTTTTCTTCGGTGCCCGCGGGCGCTACCATGCTTTCCGCAATGTCGGGGACGAGACCGCTCGCGTCCTCATGCTCAGTACGCCCAGCTGCGGCCTTGATCAAATGTTCGCGGACCTCGAAACCGCTACCCGTGGCGGCATGCCGGACCCCCCAAGGCTGGTGGCGATTGCTTCCAAGTACGGTGTAACTATCAAACCGCCGTCGGCGTGA
- a CDS encoding LysR family transcriptional regulator — translation MDPLDGIAAFVRVVDSGSFSAAAARLKISKSAVSAHVQRLENRLGVRLLNRTTRRVSLTEAGAAYYRHCIRILAEAEAAEQAAAALQHQPRGTLRISAPDSFGWMHVAPALSGFLRRYSELAVHITLSPAHVNLVDEGLDLAIRIGVLEDSRLVVRKLAPSRIILCAAPAYLDARGMPRKPEDLTQHNCICTALLPWGGEWSLIGPRGKVRMAVSGSFRSNSAEMLRAAALDGVGISVLPTWAAAEPLRTGALRRVLPRWELPASAIYAVYPGNRLMSMKVRAFVNHLARSFGRPPHWDANI, via the coding sequence ATGGATCCTCTCGACGGAATCGCTGCCTTTGTTCGTGTGGTCGATAGCGGAAGCTTTTCGGCGGCGGCGGCTCGCTTGAAGATTTCCAAGTCCGCGGTCAGTGCCCATGTGCAACGGCTCGAGAATCGCCTGGGCGTTCGCCTTCTGAATCGGACGACCCGTCGAGTATCCCTAACCGAGGCGGGCGCGGCCTATTATCGCCATTGCATCCGAATTCTCGCCGAGGCTGAAGCGGCTGAGCAGGCAGCTGCTGCGCTCCAACACCAACCGCGCGGTACGCTGCGCATTTCGGCGCCGGACAGCTTTGGATGGATGCATGTCGCTCCGGCGCTTTCGGGCTTCTTGAGACGCTATTCGGAGCTTGCCGTCCACATCACGCTAAGTCCGGCCCATGTAAACCTCGTCGACGAGGGTCTCGATCTCGCCATTCGCATCGGTGTACTCGAGGATTCTCGGCTCGTGGTGCGCAAGCTTGCGCCGTCGCGCATTATTCTTTGTGCTGCGCCGGCTTATCTCGATGCGCGCGGAATGCCTCGCAAGCCAGAGGACTTGACACAGCACAACTGCATCTGCACGGCCCTGCTCCCGTGGGGCGGCGAATGGTCGCTTATAGGCCCACGCGGGAAGGTGCGCATGGCGGTGAGCGGGAGTTTCCGAAGCAACAGCGCCGAGATGCTGCGGGCGGCGGCTCTCGATGGCGTCGGCATCTCGGTGCTACCAACATGGGCTGCGGCCGAACCGCTGCGCACGGGCGCGCTCAGACGCGTACTTCCCAGATGGGAGCTGCCAGCCAGCGCCATCTACGCCGTCTATCCCGGCAATCGCCTGATGTCCATGAAGGTCCGCGCGTTCGTCAACCATCTCGCCCGCAGTTTCGGGAGACCGCCCCATTGGGACGCCAACATCTAG